AGCGAACTGGAAGATTCCGGCGCCAGCAGCCTGAACAGCAAAACTGAGATAAAAGCCATGATCATGTTGGCAACAATGCCGGCCGCCGCGACCATGATCAGCCCGGAGCGGGTGCGGATATAGCCCATATTGATCGGCACCGGCCTGGCCCAGCCGAAGCCGACGAAAAGCAGCATCAGCGTACCGATCGGCTCAAGGTGGCCAAGCGGGTTCAAGGTCAGCCGGCCCGCGTTTTTTGCCGTCGGATCCCCCAGCTTCCAGGCGACCCAGCCGTGGGCCAGTTCGTGAAAAATAATCGCATACAGAAGCGGAACCGCCACCAGCAGAAACGACAGCGGATCCTTGAACAACAGATTTACCAGTCCCATTCATTTTTCTCCATGAATGTTCTCCCTGAAAAAGGTCAGGGCTCGATTCGTTTTATGGTGTCTACGCGTGAAAGGTGTTTACGATCAAAGGAATAGACGTCCCCGATATGCATTTTTTCCATCAGGGCGGCTATGTAGCCATCAACGATGTCGATGTTTTTTTCTTCGTACAGCTCCAACGCCCTGCTCACGAGGGGAGCGTTTACCACATCCAGCCCCGGCGTCGCCAGGATGGAGCGAATCATCGGCGTGATCTCTCCATGCCTCAGGGCGTATGACGACTCGAGCACCCAGATCAATTCAACGATGACGATATCGGCTGTGACAAGTTTCATCCTGCCCGCGGATGCCTCAACGAGAAGCGCCTCGACGCGGT
This genomic interval from Syntrophobacterales bacterium contains the following:
- a CDS encoding site-2 protease family protein: MGLVNLLFKDPLSFLLVAVPLLYAIIFHELAHGWVAWKLGDPTAKNAGRLTLNPLGHLEPIGTLMLLFVGFGWARPVPINMGYIRTRSGLIMVAAAGIVANMIMAFISVLLFRLLAPESSSSLGLLLYYMTQINIMLAAFNLIPIPPLDGSKILMGFLSSRAQYALARLEPYGFFIIIGLLYIGALDPVIKFFRWIILTIIGFFIF
- a CDS encoding PIN domain-containing protein, whose amino-acid sequence is MNSCFVDTNLFVRYLTDDDAEKADRVEALLVEASAGRMKLVTADIVIVELIWVLESSYALRHGEITPMIRSILATPGLDVVNAPLVSRALELYEEKNIDIVDGYIAALMEKMHIGDVYSFDRKHLSRVDTIKRIEP